One genomic segment of Microbacterium sp. ProA8 includes these proteins:
- a CDS encoding sugar phosphate isomerase/epimerase, with the protein MTASGRPLRAIQQIQIGQVTSTESQARDTLARLASAGYEGIELNGFMTRPTPLFVRALTKAAGMPVGRGGRLDWPRLVAESGLSVVAVHEDLGAIESETMAVAARAAGFGTRTVVVTGMYRFDYGDDSAVTRLARRLDAAGRALAAEGMRLLYHNHTAEFRRLGSGRAAWEVLVEQTDSDAVGFELDCFWAVTAGADPLALLDRFGERVRLLHITDRGSRVTGPTMTPIVKVDSVELGTGNMAVDAIITRSASLHVDAVVVETHKNWIDGSPLRSAEVSGEVLRRLLP; encoded by the coding sequence GTGACAGCCTCCGGGCGGCCGCTGCGCGCGATCCAGCAGATCCAGATCGGCCAGGTCACCTCCACCGAAAGCCAGGCACGTGACACCCTCGCGCGACTGGCGTCCGCCGGGTACGAGGGGATCGAACTCAACGGCTTCATGACCCGCCCGACGCCGCTCTTCGTGCGCGCGCTCACGAAGGCCGCCGGCATGCCGGTCGGGCGCGGTGGGCGGCTGGACTGGCCGCGCCTGGTCGCGGAGTCGGGGTTGTCGGTCGTCGCGGTGCACGAGGATCTTGGCGCCATCGAGTCCGAGACGATGGCGGTTGCCGCTCGGGCCGCCGGGTTCGGCACTCGCACCGTCGTGGTCACCGGCATGTATCGGTTCGACTACGGCGACGACAGCGCTGTCACGCGGCTGGCGCGGCGGTTGGACGCCGCCGGTCGTGCTCTCGCCGCCGAGGGCATGCGCCTGCTCTACCACAACCACACGGCGGAGTTCCGGCGCCTCGGCTCGGGTCGCGCCGCGTGGGAAGTGCTGGTGGAGCAGACCGATTCCGATGCCGTGGGGTTCGAGCTCGACTGCTTCTGGGCGGTCACTGCGGGCGCTGATCCGCTGGCGCTGCTCGATCGGTTCGGCGAACGGGTGCGCCTGCTCCACATCACCGACCGCGGCTCGCGCGTCACCGGACCCACGATGACCCCGATCGTCAAGGTCGACAGCGTGGAGCTGGGTACCGGCAACATGGCCGTCGACGCGATCATCACGCGCTCGGCATCTCTACACGTCGATGCTGTCGTGGTCGAGACCCACAAGAACTGGATCGACGGGTCGCCGCTGCGCAGCGCCGAGGTCAGTGGCGAAGTGCTTCGGCGCCTCCTTCCCTGA
- a CDS encoding Gfo/Idh/MocA family oxidoreductase — protein sequence MLTWGIIGTGDISERLVADLAALPGATVTAVWGRSAERADDFARAHAIAFATVSRDELFAREDVDVVYIATPAHTHADIAVEALRAGKHVLIEKPIATSADEAERVYTAATTARRFAMEAMWMRFNPLHVEVIDRVRGGLLGPANSVRASFGTPFQARGRVLTPAQGGSILRDRGIYPVTLAHWFLGEPTSLAASGVFDDGTDIEGHATLEYRLAFAQLAWSGIRFLDLTATVSGDRGWITIDPMFWAGSRARVHAGSAERIFGAPEVIEYPRQGNGYGPMLAAVTDAIGSGRLEHPWHSHADSLAITRTLDAVLAGMSAAR from the coding sequence ATGCTCACATGGGGGATCATCGGCACAGGCGACATCTCCGAGCGGCTGGTGGCCGACCTCGCCGCGCTGCCGGGCGCAACCGTCACCGCGGTGTGGGGGAGGTCGGCCGAACGCGCCGACGACTTCGCACGGGCTCACGCCATCGCGTTCGCGACGGTGTCGCGCGACGAGCTCTTCGCCCGCGAGGACGTCGACGTGGTCTACATCGCCACGCCGGCGCACACGCACGCCGACATCGCGGTCGAGGCGCTCCGGGCCGGCAAGCATGTACTCATCGAGAAGCCGATCGCCACGAGCGCCGACGAGGCCGAGCGCGTGTACACGGCGGCGACGACGGCCAGGCGCTTCGCGATGGAGGCGATGTGGATGCGGTTCAATCCGCTCCATGTCGAGGTGATCGACCGCGTTCGCGGCGGGCTCCTCGGCCCCGCGAACAGCGTTCGCGCGAGCTTCGGGACACCGTTTCAGGCACGCGGACGCGTGCTCACACCGGCGCAGGGCGGCAGCATCCTCAGAGATCGAGGCATCTACCCCGTCACCCTCGCGCACTGGTTCCTCGGCGAGCCGACCTCGCTTGCGGCATCCGGTGTCTTCGATGACGGCACCGACATCGAGGGCCACGCCACGCTCGAATACCGCCTGGCCTTCGCGCAGCTCGCGTGGTCGGGTATCCGCTTCCTCGATCTCACCGCGACGGTCAGTGGAGACCGGGGGTGGATCACCATCGACCCGATGTTCTGGGCCGGATCGCGCGCACGCGTGCACGCAGGATCGGCGGAGCGGATCTTCGGCGCCCCCGAGGTGATCGAGTATCCCCGCCAGGGGAACGGCTACGGCCCGATGCTCGCCGCGGTCACCGACGCCATTGGGAGCGGGCGTCTCGAGCATCCCTGGCACTCGCATGCGGACTCGCTCGCGATCACCCGCACGCTCGACGCGGTGCTGGCGGGGATGTCGGCCGCACGCTGA
- a CDS encoding MFS transporter, producing MTYRRARTWEIAFSQLNNGSAMIFYVLVGLMSYLQNAGYGIAVAVAGIILTVTRVFDGVIDPLVGLVIEKVRFRFGKLRFFMLTGWAIRSLAILMLFVWGSNAGLGAVFFIALYLVYIIGSSMNDIAGQMSGPVLTNDPRQRPTVQVWATVYAYLIPSIFTIVSTVVFLPRHGNEFTVGMLSETAITYVACSLVFQILACIGVARVDKPESFVHLAVTKEDAEVSVRDMWNVLAHNGSFMRYLVSGASDKLAQVVKSQAVIGTLMWGILLGNMQLGTTLSLIAILPGIVFAIFGARYTGKHGSKAATVTWTWICIILALVLAAFCLVVDLSSVLGSLPLTIVFFLVYLLLNGASMVVTVASGAMRADVIDYELDRSGKFLPATVTATYNFVDQIISSLGSTLALGAVALIGFSTVMPQPTDSPNTAILLMTMLLFFGLPILGWVCTLIAMHGYKLNRGEMIAVQKRIASRKAELTTDVPAEALA from the coding sequence GTGACGTACCGTCGTGCCCGCACCTGGGAGATCGCCTTCTCACAGTTGAACAACGGCTCGGCGATGATCTTCTATGTCCTGGTCGGCCTGATGAGCTACCTGCAGAACGCGGGCTACGGCATCGCCGTGGCCGTCGCCGGCATCATCCTGACCGTCACCCGCGTCTTTGACGGCGTGATCGATCCGCTGGTCGGCCTCGTCATCGAGAAGGTGCGCTTCCGGTTCGGCAAGCTGCGATTCTTCATGCTCACCGGCTGGGCGATCCGATCGCTCGCGATCCTCATGCTGTTCGTCTGGGGATCGAACGCCGGCCTCGGCGCTGTGTTCTTCATCGCTCTGTATCTGGTGTACATCATCGGGTCCTCGATGAACGACATCGCCGGTCAGATGTCGGGTCCTGTCCTCACAAACGATCCTCGCCAGCGGCCGACGGTCCAGGTGTGGGCGACGGTGTACGCCTACTTGATCCCCTCGATCTTCACGATCGTGTCGACCGTCGTCTTCCTGCCGCGTCATGGCAACGAGTTCACGGTCGGGATGCTCAGCGAGACCGCCATCACCTACGTGGCCTGCTCCCTCGTCTTCCAGATCCTCGCCTGCATCGGCGTCGCGCGCGTCGACAAGCCGGAGAGTTTCGTCCACCTCGCGGTGACGAAGGAGGATGCCGAGGTCTCGGTCCGCGACATGTGGAATGTGCTCGCCCACAACGGCTCGTTCATGCGATACCTCGTCAGCGGCGCGTCCGACAAGCTCGCTCAGGTGGTGAAGTCGCAGGCCGTGATCGGAACCCTGATGTGGGGCATCCTGCTTGGCAACATGCAGCTGGGCACGACTCTCAGCCTGATCGCCATCCTTCCGGGCATCGTGTTCGCGATCTTCGGTGCGCGGTACACGGGCAAGCACGGGTCGAAGGCCGCGACTGTGACGTGGACATGGATCTGCATCATCCTCGCCCTCGTGCTCGCCGCGTTCTGCCTGGTCGTGGACCTGAGCTCGGTGCTCGGCAGCCTGCCCCTCACCATCGTGTTCTTCCTCGTGTACCTGCTCCTCAATGGCGCGTCGATGGTTGTCACGGTGGCCTCGGGTGCGATGCGCGCCGACGTCATCGACTACGAGCTCGACCGCTCCGGTAAGTTCCTTCCTGCGACTGTCACCGCCACCTACAACTTCGTGGACCAGATCATCTCGTCGCTCGGCTCGACCCTTGCACTGGGAGCCGTCGCGCTGATCGGCTTCTCGACGGTCATGCCGCAGCCGACCGACAGCCCGAACACGGCGATCCTCCTCATGACGATGCTGCTCTTCTTCGGGCTGCCGATCCTCGGCTGGGTCTGCACGCTGATCGCCATGCACGGCTACAAGCTGAACCGCGGCGAGATGATCGCCGTTCAGAAGCGCATCGCCAGCCGCAAAGCTGAGCTGACGACGGACGTCCCGGCGGAGGCGCTGGCCTGA
- a CDS encoding AraC family transcriptional regulator: MTTARTTGAPDGLGTIVGVLADVLSCSVTVTSDIADALTAFQDAHCLNPQIQPAFTAAALREFVLAMPAQVIHEVEEPLGMAVAVARWDDRLLLIGPYTHTPMYPGTAEEVMSRLGIPTAHLSLYKLYRTRYAIVDAEYVHRSASAILRAGGGEDTAGTLQHVKAEGGSISPGLGDAPQSASFAVIEERYRHEQDFMDAVADGATDRALAALQGLSGMPRISGYLNTPFLGATILRIMARVAAQRGGLPPVTIDAISQEYAQRLHRVGHSSDTRRALGFISQMVTDFCEAVRRHRLRGYPALVRRVTDEIELHLSHQVSTTELAERLGVSASTLARRFKEATGTTVAGYVAQRRAERAARLLATTTQGVRDIAMFVGYDDANYFVKVFRAEYGMTPTAYRDQHGT, from the coding sequence ATGACGACGGCGAGAACCACAGGGGCCCCCGACGGCCTCGGTACGATCGTCGGCGTCCTCGCGGACGTGCTGAGCTGCTCGGTGACCGTCACCTCCGACATCGCCGACGCGCTGACGGCGTTCCAGGACGCGCACTGCCTCAACCCGCAGATCCAGCCGGCGTTCACCGCCGCCGCACTCCGCGAATTCGTTCTCGCAATGCCCGCGCAGGTCATCCACGAGGTCGAGGAGCCGCTCGGGATGGCGGTGGCCGTCGCGCGCTGGGACGATCGGCTCCTCCTCATCGGCCCGTACACGCACACGCCGATGTATCCCGGGACCGCCGAAGAGGTGATGAGTCGGCTCGGGATCCCGACCGCCCACCTGTCCCTGTACAAGCTCTATCGCACCCGCTACGCGATCGTCGACGCCGAGTACGTGCATCGCAGCGCCTCCGCGATCCTGCGTGCAGGCGGTGGCGAGGACACCGCAGGTACCCTCCAGCATGTGAAGGCGGAGGGCGGATCCATCTCGCCTGGCCTGGGCGACGCCCCGCAGTCCGCGTCGTTCGCCGTGATCGAGGAGCGCTATCGCCACGAGCAGGACTTCATGGATGCCGTCGCCGACGGCGCAACCGATCGGGCGCTCGCCGCACTTCAGGGCCTATCGGGGATGCCGCGCATCAGCGGCTATCTGAACACCCCGTTCCTCGGAGCGACGATCCTCCGCATCATGGCCCGGGTCGCCGCCCAGCGTGGGGGCCTGCCGCCGGTGACGATCGACGCGATCTCGCAGGAGTACGCCCAGCGGCTGCACCGGGTCGGCCACAGCTCCGACACGCGACGTGCGCTGGGCTTCATCTCCCAGATGGTCACCGACTTCTGCGAAGCGGTGAGACGCCATCGACTGCGCGGCTACCCTGCCCTTGTGCGGCGCGTGACCGACGAGATCGAACTGCATCTCAGCCATCAGGTTTCAACCACCGAACTCGCTGAGCGCCTCGGGGTGTCGGCTTCGACGCTGGCGCGGCGGTTCAAAGAAGCCACGGGGACGACCGTCGCCGGGTATGTCGCCCAGCGGCGGGCCGAGCGCGCCGCGCGGCTGCTCGCCACGACCACGCAGGGTGTGCGCGACATCGCGATGTTCGTCGGGTACGACGACGCCAACTACTTCGTCAAGGTGTTCCGTGCCGAATATGGCATGACGCCGACAGCGTATCGCGACCAGCACGGGACATGA
- a CDS encoding glycoside hydrolase family 2 TIM barrel-domain containing protein has protein sequence MTQPPTPSLRRVTSLLEDWAYAPEALPDASWDEVAAAGSTVSLPHTWNAADGYAGGGYRRGRSTYARRVTADVGAIETWVEFAGVNSTAEVHVDGQLLARHHGGYSTFRVNVTEYLVEGAATIVVVVDNTANESVYPQQADFTFYGGIYREVRQISVGATHFALDGDGGPGLTVTPRLADRGAVVSVNAGVSGVAAAEASVRFVIDGEVAVTVPVIGGEAQADLTIEQVRRWHGLRDPHLYTARAELLDGDVLVDVVELRFGCREFEVNPQRGFLLNGEEYPLRGVSRHQDFEGAGNAITEAMQQTDLALIREIGATTVRLAHYQHDQRFYDLCDEAGLVVWAEIPQITVFLPGAVDNARDQLTELIVQNRHHASIVCWGLSNEITLAGAGDDVVAAHRDLNDLAHRLDPMRLTAMANLFLLETDHPLVTLPDVMSYNLYFGWYVGDSADNDTWLDDFHTAYPGIAIGLSEYGADANPQYQSADPAKGDYSETYQALYHEHMVEMIEERPWLWATHVWNLADFGSAGRDEGGVAGRNQKGLVSFDRTLKKDAFYVYKAAWATEPFVHVAGRRRAERAEEVTEVVVYSNQPEVTLLVDGAEVGTVAGSRAFRFEVPLTGEHEVTARAGDKTDTISLRKVDEVPEASIMPTTAIANWFDAAPLPAPEGFFSIQDSLGDIKRSEEGTRVIASVLEAVSTSRGEVGRGVEIPPAMQAIVDRMSVQKLITQAGGVPIEQVAALNAQLNLISK, from the coding sequence ATGACGCAGCCTCCCACCCCTTCCCTCCGCCGGGTCACGTCCCTCCTCGAGGACTGGGCTTACGCCCCTGAGGCGCTGCCGGATGCGAGCTGGGACGAGGTCGCCGCGGCCGGGTCGACGGTCAGCCTGCCGCACACGTGGAACGCCGCGGACGGGTACGCGGGCGGCGGGTACCGACGCGGCCGCTCGACGTATGCGCGGCGGGTGACCGCCGACGTCGGCGCCATCGAGACGTGGGTCGAGTTCGCCGGAGTGAACTCGACAGCCGAGGTGCACGTCGACGGCCAGCTCCTGGCACGCCACCACGGCGGATACTCCACGTTCCGCGTGAACGTGACCGAGTATCTCGTCGAGGGCGCCGCGACCATCGTGGTCGTCGTCGACAACACGGCGAACGAGAGCGTCTACCCGCAGCAGGCCGACTTCACCTTCTACGGCGGCATCTACCGGGAGGTCCGGCAGATCAGCGTCGGCGCGACGCACTTCGCCCTCGACGGAGACGGCGGACCGGGACTGACGGTCACGCCGCGTCTCGCCGATCGGGGCGCCGTCGTCTCGGTGAACGCCGGCGTGTCCGGGGTCGCTGCCGCCGAGGCATCCGTTCGCTTCGTCATCGACGGCGAGGTTGCCGTCACGGTGCCCGTCATCGGTGGTGAGGCCCAGGCTGATCTGACGATCGAGCAGGTTCGCCGGTGGCACGGCCTGCGCGACCCGCACCTCTACACGGCCCGCGCCGAGCTCCTCGACGGAGATGTCCTCGTCGACGTGGTCGAGCTGCGATTCGGATGCCGGGAGTTCGAGGTCAACCCGCAGCGCGGGTTTCTGCTCAATGGGGAGGAGTATCCGCTCCGCGGCGTCTCGAGGCACCAGGACTTCGAGGGTGCGGGCAATGCGATCACCGAAGCGATGCAGCAGACCGACCTCGCCCTGATCCGCGAGATCGGGGCGACCACCGTCCGGCTCGCGCACTACCAGCACGACCAGCGCTTCTACGACCTGTGCGACGAGGCAGGGCTCGTGGTGTGGGCCGAGATCCCGCAGATCACGGTGTTCCTGCCCGGTGCCGTCGACAACGCCCGCGACCAGCTCACCGAGCTGATCGTGCAGAACCGCCACCACGCGAGCATCGTCTGCTGGGGCCTGTCGAACGAGATCACCCTCGCCGGTGCCGGCGACGACGTGGTGGCCGCGCACCGCGATCTCAACGACCTCGCCCATCGCCTTGACCCCATGCGTCTGACGGCCATGGCGAACCTGTTCCTGCTCGAGACCGACCACCCGCTCGTCACGCTGCCGGACGTCATGTCGTACAACCTCTACTTCGGCTGGTACGTCGGAGATTCCGCCGACAACGACACGTGGCTCGACGACTTCCACACCGCGTACCCCGGCATCGCGATCGGTCTCTCGGAGTACGGAGCCGACGCCAACCCGCAGTACCAGTCCGCCGACCCCGCGAAGGGCGACTACTCCGAGACCTATCAGGCGCTCTACCACGAGCACATGGTCGAGATGATCGAAGAGCGGCCGTGGCTGTGGGCCACGCACGTGTGGAACCTCGCCGACTTCGGCTCTGCCGGCCGTGACGAGGGCGGCGTCGCCGGGCGCAACCAGAAGGGTCTGGTCTCGTTCGACCGCACGCTCAAGAAGGACGCGTTCTACGTCTACAAGGCGGCATGGGCGACCGAGCCCTTCGTCCACGTGGCCGGGCGGCGCCGCGCAGAACGTGCGGAGGAGGTGACCGAGGTCGTCGTGTACTCCAACCAGCCCGAGGTGACGCTGCTCGTCGACGGCGCCGAGGTGGGCACCGTCGCGGGTTCGCGGGCTTTCCGGTTCGAGGTGCCGCTCACCGGCGAGCACGAGGTCACCGCCCGCGCTGGCGACAAAACTGACACGATCAGCCTGCGCAAGGTCGACGAGGTGCCAGAGGCATCCATCATGCCCACCACCGCCATAGCCAACTGGTTCGACGCCGCGCCACTGCCGGCACCAGAGGGTTTCTTCTCGATCCAGGACTCGCTGGGCGACATCAAGCGGTCGGAGGAGGGAACGCGCGTGATCGCGTCCGTGCTCGAGGCGGTCTCTACCAGCCGCGGCGAAGTGGGGCGCGGGGTTGAGATCCCGCCCGCGATGCAGGCGATCGTCGACCGCATGAGCGTCCAGAAGCTCATCACGCAGGCCGGGGGAGTGCCGATCGAACAGGTCGCGGCGCTCAATGCCCAGCTCAACCTCATCTCGAAATGA
- the uxaC gene encoding glucuronate isomerase, giving the protein MKPPSVDRRLFPSDERVRELAAELHAEVADAPIISPHGHVDPRLLAEDIPFSDPADLFLTRDHYVTRLLHASGVPLGDLGLDCDRAVDPREAWRILAANWHRFAGTASGYWLTGELATLFGVHDELSAETSDRIYDRVAAALAEPGFRPRALFDRFRIDVLATTDDPLDDLAPHTRLAADPAVRGRVLPTFRPDAYLDPEAPGFVDRVGRLLAATGRRATFAGYLEALQARRDYFIDHGAVSADHGVVEPFTTDLDPGTAEELFRTALAGTADSAAARVFRGHMLFQMARMSVSDGLVMTVHPGVHRNHHRPTFERFGPDTGHDIPVRTEYTRNLRPLLNAFGTAAGFHLVLFAVDETVYSREVAPLAGFYPSVFIGAPWWFLDAPDAIQRWRSAVTETAGFYRSSGFIDDTRAFLSIPARHDTARRSDAAFLARLVVEGRVSLPTARRIVRDLVDAIPREVFKL; this is encoded by the coding sequence ATGAAACCTCCGTCGGTGGACCGTCGACTCTTCCCCTCGGATGAGAGGGTGCGCGAACTTGCGGCCGAACTGCACGCCGAGGTCGCAGACGCCCCCATCATCTCGCCGCACGGACATGTCGATCCGCGGCTGCTCGCCGAGGACATCCCGTTCAGCGACCCCGCCGACCTGTTCCTCACGCGCGATCACTACGTGACACGCCTCCTGCACGCGAGCGGGGTGCCCCTCGGTGACCTCGGTCTCGACTGCGATCGCGCCGTCGATCCGCGCGAGGCCTGGCGCATCCTCGCGGCGAATTGGCACCGCTTCGCCGGGACAGCCAGCGGATATTGGTTGACCGGCGAGCTCGCGACGCTCTTCGGCGTCCACGACGAGCTCTCCGCGGAGACCTCCGATCGCATATACGACCGCGTGGCCGCAGCGTTGGCCGAGCCCGGGTTCCGACCCCGCGCCCTCTTCGACAGGTTCCGTATCGACGTGCTCGCCACGACCGACGACCCCCTCGACGATCTGGCACCGCACACACGGCTCGCCGCCGATCCGGCCGTTCGCGGACGAGTACTCCCGACCTTCCGCCCGGATGCGTATCTGGATCCGGAGGCGCCCGGGTTCGTCGACCGGGTCGGCCGGCTGCTTGCGGCGACCGGACGGCGGGCGACTTTCGCGGGGTATCTCGAGGCGCTGCAGGCGCGTCGAGACTACTTCATCGACCACGGGGCGGTCTCTGCGGACCACGGGGTGGTCGAGCCGTTCACGACGGATCTGGATCCGGGGACCGCTGAGGAGCTGTTCCGGACGGCGCTGGCCGGGACGGCGGATTCCGCGGCCGCCCGGGTGTTCCGGGGACACATGCTGTTCCAGATGGCCCGCATGAGCGTCTCGGACGGGCTCGTCATGACGGTGCACCCCGGAGTGCACCGCAACCACCATCGGCCGACGTTCGAACGATTCGGACCGGACACGGGACACGACATCCCGGTGCGCACCGAGTACACCCGGAACCTTCGCCCGCTGCTGAACGCCTTCGGCACGGCAGCGGGATTCCACCTCGTCCTGTTCGCCGTGGACGAGACCGTGTACTCGCGAGAGGTGGCACCGCTCGCTGGCTTCTACCCGAGCGTGTTCATCGGTGCACCATGGTGGTTCCTCGATGCGCCGGACGCGATCCAGCGGTGGCGGTCCGCGGTCACCGAGACCGCGGGCTTCTACCGGTCGAGCGGCTTCATCGACGACACGCGCGCCTTCCTGTCCATCCCCGCGCGGCACGACACGGCACGCCGATCGGACGCTGCGTTCCTCGCGCGACTCGTCGTCGAGGGGCGCGTCAGCCTTCCGACCGCGCGCCGGATCGTCCGGGACCTCGTCGACGCGATCCCGCGAGAGGTCTTCAAACTGTGA
- a CDS encoding mannitol dehydrogenase family protein, with amino-acid sequence MSPTPLTRDELARRSGDAAATPAPVRIVHLGLGHFFRAHQAWYTAHAADAARWGIAAFTGRSIASAEALNRQDGLFTLVERGPHTDRLEVIGSVVEAVAGQDVQRLEALARDPQVAVITLTVTESGYRLTTAGLPDLDDPDVRADLEALRAGASAASTVLGRLTTAFRARRDADAGPIAVVPCDNIPGNGEFVAQGVIAFAERVDPTLAAWVTANVSFVSTSVDRITPHTNEVPAVVSSAGWLDDLTVITEPFSDWVLAGDFPAGRPDWESAGARFVDDIEPWENRKLWLLNGAHSLLTFAGMPRGLHTVAEAIADPECRALVESFWDEAVACLPDGTEHVQYRSQLIERFANPRIVHRLAQIAAEATTKVEFRFAAVAERSIAAGRDTSASARALATWIAWLRTDPGAVDVRADAVAAAEASDDPVSSLVGLVSPKLAALPGFVDDVRQLVPDVSTDQTPALGR; translated from the coding sequence GTGAGCCCCACACCTCTCACCCGCGACGAGCTCGCCCGACGCAGCGGCGACGCGGCCGCCACCCCGGCTCCGGTGCGGATCGTCCATCTGGGCCTCGGGCACTTCTTCCGCGCTCACCAGGCCTGGTACACCGCCCATGCTGCCGATGCAGCGCGATGGGGGATCGCAGCATTCACCGGGCGCAGCATCGCGAGCGCCGAGGCCCTCAACCGGCAAGACGGACTCTTCACGCTGGTCGAGCGTGGCCCCCACACCGATCGACTCGAGGTGATCGGAAGCGTCGTGGAGGCCGTCGCGGGGCAGGACGTGCAGCGCCTCGAGGCTCTTGCCCGTGACCCGCAGGTTGCCGTCATCACCCTCACCGTGACCGAGAGCGGCTACCGGCTGACCACCGCCGGGCTGCCCGATCTCGACGACCCGGACGTGCGCGCAGACCTCGAAGCGCTGCGCGCCGGCGCGTCGGCCGCGTCGACGGTGCTCGGCCGATTGACGACCGCCTTCCGTGCACGACGCGACGCAGACGCAGGGCCGATCGCGGTCGTTCCCTGCGACAACATCCCCGGCAACGGCGAGTTCGTCGCCCAGGGCGTCATCGCGTTCGCTGAGCGGGTCGACCCGACCCTCGCCGCGTGGGTCACGGCGAACGTGTCGTTCGTGAGCACATCGGTCGACCGCATCACTCCCCACACCAACGAGGTCCCCGCTGTCGTGTCGAGTGCGGGCTGGCTCGACGACCTGACGGTGATCACCGAGCCGTTCTCGGACTGGGTGCTCGCGGGCGACTTCCCCGCGGGAAGGCCCGACTGGGAGAGCGCCGGTGCCCGGTTCGTCGACGACATCGAACCGTGGGAGAACCGGAAGCTGTGGCTGCTCAACGGCGCCCACAGTCTCCTCACGTTCGCGGGGATGCCGCGCGGGCTCCATACGGTCGCCGAAGCGATCGCCGACCCCGAGTGCCGTGCCCTCGTCGAGTCCTTCTGGGACGAAGCCGTCGCCTGCCTTCCCGACGGCACGGAGCACGTGCAGTACCGGAGCCAGCTCATCGAGCGCTTCGCGAATCCTCGAATCGTCCACCGGCTCGCGCAGATCGCCGCCGAGGCGACGACGAAGGTGGAGTTTCGATTCGCGGCCGTCGCCGAGCGCTCGATCGCAGCAGGTCGGGACACCTCGGCAAGCGCGCGCGCTCTCGCGACATGGATCGCCTGGCTGCGAACGGATCCCGGCGCCGTCGACGTGCGAGCCGACGCGGTCGCCGCTGCCGAGGCATCCGACGACCCCGTCTCGTCGCTCGTCGGACTTGTCTCACCGAAACTCGCAGCCCTTCCCGGCTTCGTCGATGACGTCCGGCAACTCGTCCCGGACGTGTCCACAGATCAGACTCCCGCTCTCGGTCGATGA
- the manD gene encoding D-mannonate dehydratase ManD: MIIEKAEVIVTSPDRNFVTLKLTTDEGHTGLGDATLNGRELAVVAYLTEHVVPLLIGSDASKIEDTWQFLYRSAYWRRGPVTMAASAAVDMALWDIKGKAAGMPVYQLLGGASRSGLMAYGHASGKELPELFDSIRAHQEQGYKAIRVQTGVPTLKAIYGIAAQGADVGDATVRYDHEPARRGAKPVEEDWDTRAYLNHLPGVFEAVRNEFGPDIPLLHDGHHRMTPIQAARLGKDLEPYDLFWLEDCTPAENQEALRLVRQHTTTPLAIGEIFNTVWDFKDIIRDQLIDYVRGAVTHMGGISPLKKTLDYAAMYQIKSGMHGPTDISPVGMAAAMHLGLSIHNFGIQEYMRHGAKTDQVFEQSFTWTDGYLHPGENPGLGVELNVDEAGKYPYEQAYLPYNRLLDGTVHDW; this comes from the coding sequence ATGATCATCGAAAAGGCTGAGGTCATCGTGACCAGCCCTGATCGCAACTTCGTCACGTTGAAGCTGACGACCGACGAAGGGCACACGGGTCTCGGCGACGCAACCCTGAACGGGCGTGAACTGGCGGTCGTCGCGTATCTCACCGAGCACGTGGTGCCGCTTCTCATCGGGTCGGATGCCTCGAAGATCGAGGACACCTGGCAGTTCCTTTACCGGTCGGCGTACTGGCGACGTGGCCCGGTGACGATGGCGGCCAGCGCAGCGGTCGACATGGCGCTGTGGGACATCAAGGGCAAGGCCGCCGGGATGCCGGTGTACCAGCTGCTGGGTGGCGCGAGCCGCAGTGGGCTGATGGCGTACGGGCACGCGTCCGGCAAGGAACTCCCCGAGTTGTTTGACTCGATCCGCGCGCACCAGGAGCAGGGCTACAAGGCGATCCGGGTGCAGACCGGCGTGCCGACGCTGAAGGCGATCTACGGCATCGCGGCGCAGGGTGCCGACGTCGGCGACGCGACAGTCCGGTACGACCACGAGCCCGCCCGCCGCGGTGCGAAGCCGGTGGAGGAGGACTGGGACACCCGGGCCTACCTCAACCACCTCCCCGGCGTCTTCGAGGCCGTCCGCAACGAGTTCGGCCCCGACATCCCGCTGCTCCACGACGGTCACCACCGGATGACGCCCATCCAGGCCGCCCGGCTCGGCAAGGACCTCGAGCCGTACGACCTGTTCTGGCTCGAGGACTGCACGCCTGCCGAGAACCAGGAGGCGCTGCGGCTGGTGCGCCAGCACACCACGACGCCGCTGGCGATCGGCGAGATCTTCAACACCGTTTGGGACTTCAAGGACATCATCCGCGATCAGCTCATCGACTACGTGCGCGGCGCCGTCACCCACATGGGCGGGATCAGTCCCCTCAAGAAGACGCTCGACTACGCCGCGATGTACCAGATCAAGTCGGGCATGCACGGACCCACTGACATCTCCCCGGTCGGCATGGCCGCTGCGATGCACCTGGGGCTCAGCATCCACAACTTCGGCATCCAGGAGTACATGCGCCACGGTGCGAAGACCGATCAGGTCTTCGAGCAGTCCTTCACCTGGACGGACGGTTACCTCCACCCCGGCGAGAACCCTGGCCTCGGCGTCGAGCTCAACGTCGATGAGGCAGGCAAGTATCCGTACGAGCAGGCGTACCTGCCCTACAACCGCCTGCTCGACGGCACCGTCCACGACTGGTGA